The following coding sequences are from one Lolium rigidum isolate FL_2022 chromosome 6, APGP_CSIRO_Lrig_0.1, whole genome shotgun sequence window:
- the LOC124659880 gene encoding E3 ubiquitin-protein ligase SINA-like 2: MEVSVNSDNKSKGVGCQDGMNGGKMQNVTMGMEVFDCSICSNPLRPPIFQCSKGNPICSPCCNKLPESDRAAAQRSYIMDRVVNNIFVPCKHGCNRKITYYNKDMHEAECPIGPCICPISGCGFVAPTAALLDHLTTLHNLPKTPIELFRMSMFPVQPGCQVLCSGYGRLFLLDMVTLESFGHAVSLTSVRPVTPRATVDVEVQFSRFEGHIQVSRCEIKPDGEPNQCLCAVPGRGTGVMVGIKICMVYYDNDELKEEDEESDDEWNEYDYNSDQDEAEDDRDEDSDDD; the protein is encoded by the exons ATGGAGGTATCAGTCAACTCTGACAACAAGAGTAAAGGAGTTGGTTGCCAAGATGGAATGAACGGTGGTAAGATGCAGAATGTCACCATGGGCATGGAGGTATTCGACTGCTCCATCTGCTCCAACCCCCTCAGGCCTCCCATTTTCCAG TGTTCTAAGGGGAATCCCATTTGTTCGCCTTGCTGCAACAAGCTCCCAGAAAGTGACCGCGCCGCTGCCCAGCGTAGCTACATCATGGATCGCGTCGTCAACAACATCTTTGTTCCCTGCAAGCACGGATGCAACAGGAAGATTACCTACTACAACAAGGACATGCACGAGGCAGAGTGCCCGATCGGGCCGTGCATCTGCCCAATCTCTGGATGCGGCTTCGTCGCGCCAACAGCGGCTCTCCTGGACCATCTCACCACCCTGCACAATCTGCCAAAAACACCGATTGAATTATTCAGGATGTCCATGTTCCCAGTCCAGCCGGGCTGTCAAGTTCTCTGCAGTGGATATGGTCGCCTCTTCCTTCTTGACATGGTGACGCTCGAGTCCTTTGGCCATGCAGTCTCCCTCACTTCTGTACGGCCAGTAACTCCACGGGCCACGGTCGATGTCGAAGTGCAGTTCTCAAGATTCGAAGGGCACATCCAAGTCTCAAGGTGTGAGATCAAACCTGACGGGGAACCAAACCAATGCTTGTGTGCCGTGCCCGGTAGAGGAACCGGTGTCATGGTCGGCATCAAGATATGTATGGTGTACTACGACAACGacgagctgaaggaggaggacgaggagtcgGACGATGAATGGAATGAGTACGACTACAACTCTGACCAGGATGAGGCAGAGGATGATCGTGACGAGGACAGCGATGATGATTGA